A window of Haliscomenobacter hydrossis DSM 1100 contains these coding sequences:
- the prfB gene encoding peptide chain release factor 2 (programmed frameshift) — protein MTIEQLRDLRERLVSLGRYLDVENRLIQIEEQEQLSLDPTFWNDPKRAETILKELKSHKNWVAQYKAAEAEVDDAEVLLEFNKEGEATEEEVDQKYAEALAVIEGLEFHTTLNQPEDELNVVLEINAGAGGTEACDWAEMLYRMYMMWAQRRGFKFTELNRQDGDVAGLKSASIEIEGEYVFGLLKGENGVHRLVRVSPYNSQGKRMTSFSSVFVHPMVDDSIEIEINPADLEWDTFRASGAGGQHVNKTESAVRVRHLPSGIVAECQQERSQHMNRDKAMQMLKSRLYERELEKQKAEKETIESGKMKNEWGSQIRSYVLDDRRVKDHRTGYQTSQTDAVLNGDIDEFLKAFLMHHD, from the exons ATGACGATAGAACAACTCCGCGATTTGCGCGAGCGTCTGGTGAGTTTGGGGAGGTATCTT GACGTCGAGAACCGACTCATCCAAATCGAGGAACAAGAGCAATTATCGCTCGATCCTACCTTTTGGAACGACCCTAAACGGGCCGAAACGATCCTCAAAGAACTCAAGTCGCACAAAAATTGGGTAGCGCAGTACAAAGCTGCCGAAGCCGAGGTAGATGACGCCGAAGTTTTGTTGGAATTCAACAAAGAAGGTGAAGCTACGGAGGAAGAAGTTGACCAAAAGTACGCCGAGGCATTAGCGGTAATTGAAGGTTTGGAATTCCATACCACCCTCAATCAACCTGAAGATGAACTCAACGTCGTACTCGAAATCAATGCTGGCGCCGGTGGTACTGAAGCTTGTGATTGGGCCGAAATGTTGTACCGCATGTACATGATGTGGGCGCAGCGCAGAGGTTTCAAGTTCACGGAATTGAATCGCCAGGACGGAGATGTGGCTGGCTTAAAATCCGCTTCTATCGAGATCGAAGGCGAGTATGTATTTGGTTTGCTGAAAGGAGAAAACGGCGTACACCGCCTGGTGCGGGTCAGTCCGTACAACTCTCAGGGCAAACGGATGACCTCCTTTTCCTCGGTATTCGTACACCCGATGGTGGACGATAGCATTGAAATCGAGATCAATCCTGCCGATTTGGAATGGGATACCTTCCGGGCAAGTGGTGCGGGCGGGCAGCACGTCAATAAAACGGAGTCTGCGGTGCGTGTACGCCACCTTCCCTCGGGAATTGTGGCAGAATGCCAACAAGAGCGCTCTCAGCACATGAACCGCGACAAGGCCATGCAAATGCTCAAATCGCGCTTGTACGAGCGCGAGCTTGAAAAACAAAAAGCCGAAAAAGAAACCATCGAATCGGGCAAAATGAAAAACGAGTGGGGCTCACAAATCCGCAGCTACGTATTGGACGACCGTAGGGTGAAAGACCACCGCACGGGTTACCAAACCAGCCAAACGGATGCTGTACTCAATGGCGATATCGATGAGTTTTTGAAGGCATTTCTTATGCACCACGATTAA
- a CDS encoding FKBP-type peptidyl-prolyl cis-trans isomerase: MRILSCLLLAVLILAGCKKEQKLPSGYKYVVHTKSSGKGLKAGDFAYYRFQLRNGDSVVASNFQLIQVPDSATLKQQPQNPIFEALLRMKEKDSLTIFVPLDTLKEEQKPDGFKGAKLMYYDMVVKDVLTTDEMQKIFTDFQKNAEAKTTKRSPEQMKSELARAKAFTEKTAKEYLAGTLKGIKTTASGLKYLVHDPGTGSVFKNDDIVYLDYYGALTNGTMFDNSFERETDFSFPLGRQPLIPGWMEGLQLVKKGMKITFFIPAELGYGPQGSPPKIPANAELVFYIEGHDSFTPSPYVLAGQPGM, encoded by the coding sequence ATGAGAATTTTGTCATGCCTACTTCTGGCGGTGCTTATACTGGCCGGATGTAAAAAAGAGCAAAAGTTGCCCAGTGGGTACAAGTATGTAGTACATACCAAGTCTTCTGGGAAAGGTCTTAAAGCAGGTGATTTTGCCTATTACCGTTTTCAATTGCGGAATGGAGATAGTGTAGTTGCCTCCAATTTCCAATTGATTCAAGTACCTGACTCAGCAACACTCAAACAGCAGCCACAAAACCCGATTTTTGAGGCCCTGCTGCGGATGAAAGAAAAAGACAGTTTGACCATTTTTGTTCCGCTCGATACCTTGAAAGAAGAACAGAAACCAGACGGTTTCAAAGGGGCCAAATTGATGTATTACGACATGGTGGTCAAAGATGTGTTGACAACCGACGAAATGCAGAAAATCTTTACCGATTTCCAGAAAAACGCGGAGGCAAAAACAACCAAGCGCAGCCCCGAACAAATGAAGTCTGAGCTGGCTCGGGCCAAAGCATTCACGGAAAAAACGGCCAAAGAATACCTTGCTGGTACCTTGAAAGGCATCAAAACCACCGCTTCTGGTTTGAAATACCTGGTGCACGATCCTGGCACCGGATCAGTATTTAAAAACGACGACATCGTCTACCTCGATTATTATGGTGCCCTCACCAATGGGACCATGTTCGATAATTCGTTTGAGCGGGAAACAGACTTTTCCTTCCCCCTGGGCCGGCAACCACTGATTCCGGGCTGGATGGAAGGCCTGCAATTGGTTAAAAAAGGCATGAAAATCACTTTCTTCATTCCTGCGGAATTGGGTTATGGCCCACAAGGGTCGCCACCCAAAATTCCAGCAAATGCAGAGTTGGTTTTTTATATTGAAGGACACGATTCTTTTACACCATCACCTTATGTCCTTGCTGGACAGCCGGGGATGTAA
- a CDS encoding DHH family phosphoesterase has translation MILTHRNPDGDAIGSSLALYHLLIKMGHSPVVVCPSEYPVFLEWMDGVHEMVIFDADMDRAKAEIESGDIFFCLDFNALDRIDKVGELVAPIAKPKVMIDHHLEPESFPEYLLSDTQASSTCELIYDFIQLMDWEEHLDIKIGECIFTGIVTDTGSFKYSTSPKLYRTVARLVELGVNDYLLQDLITNSQEEKHLRLLGHCLYNRMEILEEYRTGIITLTKEDYARFDIQRGDTEGIVNYILRIRGIIMAAFITEQPTIVKISLRSKGDFSVQEIAQKHFKGGGHKNASGGASFIGLKATVKKFRELLPEYREALNRVNEFTV, from the coding sequence GTGATTCTAACCCACCGAAACCCCGATGGGGATGCAATCGGTTCTTCTCTCGCTTTGTACCATTTGTTGATCAAAATGGGGCATAGCCCTGTGGTGGTTTGTCCATCCGAATACCCGGTTTTTTTGGAGTGGATGGATGGGGTGCATGAAATGGTGATTTTTGATGCAGATATGGATCGCGCCAAAGCAGAAATAGAATCGGGTGACATTTTCTTTTGCCTGGATTTTAATGCCCTGGATCGAATTGACAAGGTTGGAGAGCTTGTGGCACCGATTGCCAAACCTAAGGTCATGATTGATCATCATCTTGAACCCGAAAGTTTCCCCGAATATTTGCTTTCGGATACCCAGGCCAGTTCAACTTGCGAACTCATTTATGATTTCATTCAATTGATGGACTGGGAAGAACACCTGGACATCAAAATCGGTGAATGCATTTTTACGGGCATTGTTACCGATACAGGATCGTTTAAATACAGTACTTCGCCCAAACTTTACCGTACGGTGGCGCGTTTGGTAGAATTGGGCGTGAACGATTATCTGCTGCAAGACCTGATCACCAACAGCCAGGAAGAAAAACACCTGCGTTTGTTGGGGCATTGCTTGTACAACCGCATGGAAATTCTGGAAGAATACCGTACAGGCATCATCACCCTCACCAAGGAGGATTATGCGCGTTTCGACATTCAAAGAGGAGATACCGAGGGTATTGTCAACTACATCCTGCGTATTCGGGGCATCATCATGGCTGCTTTTATTACCGAACAGCCTACAATTGTGAAAATATCCTTACGTTCTAAAGGGGATTTTTCGGTACAAGAAATTGCTCAAAAACACTTCAAAGGAGGTGGGCACAAAAATGCGTCTGGGGGGGCTTCCTTCATTGGGCTGAAAGCAACGGTCAAAAAATTCCGTGAGCTGTTGCCCGAATACCGCGAAGCTTTGAATCGAGTGAATGAATTTACTGTGTAA
- a CDS encoding nucleoside-diphosphate kinase encodes MAGNRTFTMIKPDAVAAGHIGAILAQINEAGFRIVAMKLTKLSQEKAGEFYEVHKERPFYGELVDFMSSGPIVAAILEKDNAVADFRTLIGATNPANAEPGTIRARFAKSMGENAVHGSDSDENAAIEGAFHFAGTEQF; translated from the coding sequence ATGGCTGGAAATAGAACCTTTACGATGATCAAACCCGATGCAGTTGCAGCGGGTCACATCGGTGCCATCCTGGCGCAAATCAACGAAGCGGGATTCCGCATCGTTGCAATGAAATTGACTAAACTTTCGCAAGAAAAAGCAGGTGAATTTTACGAAGTACACAAGGAGCGCCCTTTCTATGGCGAGTTGGTAGACTTCATGTCTTCTGGCCCTATCGTTGCGGCTATTCTGGAAAAAGACAACGCCGTGGCAGATTTTCGTACTTTGATTGGTGCAACCAACCCAGCCAATGCTGAGCCTGGCACCATCCGCGCAAGATTTGCCAAAAGTATGGGCGAAAACGCCGTACACGGTTCTGACTCTGATGAAAATGCCGCCATTGAAGGGGCGTTTCACTTTGCGGGAACGGAGCAGTTTTAA
- a CDS encoding endonuclease MutS2 — protein sequence MRLEPKDLFEKLEFDKIIELLVKECLGEQGIERIRALQPQTDLIQIEERLKEVTELKRSIEHNDRLPLLAYENIDSDLQLLAIVDAVLPEDGLRRINTILVSIGNIYKFFTPSRREFYKTLYEVVRPVHFDPALAKEIDRVIDPDGNIRPDASPELLRIHKLTQSKMKELDRVFRDIINDYRAKGWLSDSVESFRNGRRVLSVPAEHKRKIRGIIHDESATGKTAFIEPEAVIEINNDIFDLEQQERREIYRILKELSTILRPYVPQLHQYQEIMVYFDVVQAKARLAVRMKAIAPLMLDTPSLEIYEGYHPLLLLKNSGSGKKTVPFDLRLDGGNRILVLSGPNAGGKSITMKSTGLLQLMAQSGLLIPVNKRTELGIFHNFFADIGDQQSIEDDLSTYSSRLANMRLFLEHANERTLVLIDEFGSGTDPQIGGAIAESILWELNFRKSFGVITTHYSNLKIFAYKSKGILNGSMVFDKENLAPTYELKVGRPGSSYAFEIAEKSGLGGKVLDYAKNRVGKNEKAVDQLLIDLQREKQEVEEELKGLKDRQEKLDKLMKSYDSMQRDLDFRRKRMKLEAKEQDLQKTSQDNKDLDKLVRELREARNLEQAMEAAAKAREEKKKLVEQVTQLREEVYHSPESRPKNERPITKGDFVKLVAGGATGKVESIKGDKVVVEVGLMRMTLNIRDLQLSNPTLDLRQTKSVQSDVVQRSAAFYPRIDIRGVRYEEALKMVEDFMDQALITSSNHLQIVHGKGNGTLRNAVRSKLKEYQNVEMEIRHPEQEGGGDGVTLIEFK from the coding sequence ATGAGATTGGAACCGAAAGACCTTTTTGAAAAGCTTGAATTTGACAAAATTATTGAATTGTTGGTCAAAGAATGCCTGGGCGAACAGGGCATTGAGCGCATTCGCGCCTTGCAACCACAAACCGATCTGATCCAAATTGAAGAGCGACTCAAAGAGGTGACCGAACTGAAGCGATCAATCGAGCACAACGATCGCCTTCCTTTGCTTGCCTACGAAAATATCGATAGCGATTTGCAACTTTTGGCCATCGTTGACGCCGTGTTGCCCGAAGATGGCCTGCGCCGCATCAACACCATTTTGGTGTCTATCGGCAACATCTATAAGTTTTTCACTCCTTCTCGGCGCGAGTTTTACAAGACCTTGTACGAAGTCGTTCGTCCCGTTCATTTTGATCCGGCTCTGGCGAAGGAAATCGACCGCGTCATCGATCCCGATGGCAACATCCGCCCCGACGCCTCGCCCGAATTGTTGCGCATCCACAAGTTGACCCAGTCCAAAATGAAGGAACTGGATCGGGTATTCCGCGACATCATCAACGATTACCGCGCCAAAGGTTGGCTGAGCGATTCGGTGGAAAGTTTCCGCAACGGGCGCCGGGTACTGAGTGTGCCTGCTGAACATAAACGCAAAATTCGTGGGATCATTCATGATGAATCAGCTACTGGCAAAACGGCATTCATCGAACCCGAAGCGGTCATCGAAATCAACAATGATATTTTTGACCTGGAACAACAGGAGCGCCGGGAGATTTACCGCATCCTCAAGGAACTGAGCACCATTCTGCGGCCCTACGTGCCCCAACTGCACCAGTATCAGGAAATCATGGTCTATTTCGACGTGGTGCAGGCCAAAGCCCGTTTGGCGGTGCGCATGAAAGCCATTGCGCCACTGATGCTGGATACCCCCAGCCTGGAAATTTACGAAGGATACCATCCGCTCTTGTTGTTGAAAAACAGTGGATCGGGCAAAAAAACGGTGCCTTTTGACCTGCGCCTTGATGGGGGCAACCGCATCCTGGTACTCAGTGGACCCAACGCAGGAGGGAAGTCGATTACTATGAAATCGACCGGATTGTTGCAGCTGATGGCGCAATCTGGACTGTTGATACCGGTAAATAAGCGCACAGAGCTGGGGATTTTCCACAACTTCTTCGCCGATATCGGCGACCAGCAGTCCATCGAAGATGATCTGAGTACCTATAGCTCCCGCCTGGCCAACATGCGCTTGTTCCTGGAACACGCCAATGAGCGTACCCTGGTACTCATCGATGAATTTGGCTCAGGTACCGATCCTCAAATCGGGGGTGCGATTGCCGAGTCCATCCTGTGGGAGTTGAATTTTCGCAAGTCTTTCGGCGTTATCACGACGCACTACTCCAATCTGAAGATTTTTGCCTATAAAAGCAAAGGTATCCTCAACGGCTCGATGGTTTTTGACAAGGAAAACCTGGCCCCGACGTACGAGCTCAAAGTAGGACGCCCGGGGAGCTCTTATGCGTTTGAAATTGCCGAAAAAAGTGGCCTGGGAGGGAAAGTGCTGGATTACGCCAAAAACCGCGTCGGCAAAAACGAAAAAGCAGTTGACCAGTTGCTGATCGATTTGCAACGGGAAAAACAGGAGGTAGAAGAAGAACTCAAAGGACTCAAGGATCGCCAGGAGAAACTGGACAAGCTCATGAAGTCTTACGACAGCATGCAACGCGACCTCGATTTCCGGCGCAAACGTATGAAACTCGAAGCCAAAGAGCAAGACTTGCAAAAAACTTCCCAGGACAACAAAGACCTGGATAAACTGGTACGTGAGCTTCGTGAAGCCCGCAACCTGGAACAAGCCATGGAAGCGGCGGCTAAAGCCCGCGAAGAAAAGAAAAAATTGGTCGAGCAGGTAACCCAATTGCGTGAAGAGGTGTACCATTCGCCCGAAAGCCGACCCAAAAACGAACGCCCTATCACAAAAGGCGATTTTGTAAAATTGGTGGCTGGTGGTGCAACTGGCAAAGTAGAATCGATCAAAGGAGATAAGGTAGTGGTGGAAGTAGGTCTGATGCGCATGACCCTCAACATTCGCGATTTACAATTGTCTAACCCCACGCTGGATTTGCGTCAAACCAAGAGTGTACAATCAGACGTGGTGCAAAGAAGTGCCGCTTTTTACCCCCGTATCGACATCCGGGGCGTTCGTTACGAAGAGGCGCTGAAAATGGTGGAAGATTTTATGGATCAAGCCCTCATCACCAGTTCCAATCATTTGCAAATTGTACATGGTAAAGGCAATGGTACCTTGCGCAACGCCGTGCGCTCAAAACTTAAAGAGTACCAGAATGTGGAGATGGAAATTCGCCACCCGGAACAGGAAGGCGGGGGAGATGGGGTTACCTTAATCGAGTTCAAATAG
- the queE gene encoding 7-carboxy-7-deazaguanine synthase: protein MTTYKIKEIFYTLQGEGAQSGRPAVFCRFSGCNLWSGREEDRSKAICQFCDTDFWGMDGENGGKYNAEELADKVIGLWPGGSEKRIANSEKQVGEISDLRGKPYVVCTGGEPLLQLDEPLIEAFHRRGLEVAVETNGTIAAPAGLDWICMSPKANTELLIQSGHELKLVYPQAGAEPERYEHLDFEHFYLQPMDGVDAQHNTRLTLAYCLSHPQWSLSLQTHKILGIA, encoded by the coding sequence ATGACTACTTACAAAATCAAAGAAATATTTTATACCCTGCAAGGAGAAGGGGCCCAATCGGGCCGCCCGGCGGTGTTTTGCCGTTTTTCGGGTTGTAACCTTTGGTCGGGCCGGGAAGAAGACCGCTCCAAGGCCATTTGTCAGTTTTGCGATACTGATTTTTGGGGCATGGATGGAGAAAATGGCGGGAAGTACAACGCTGAAGAACTAGCCGATAAAGTCATTGGCCTCTGGCCGGGGGGGAGCGAAAAGCGAATAGCGAATAGCGAAAAGCAGGTGGGAGAAATTTCGGATTTGAGAGGGAAACCTTACGTAGTCTGTACGGGCGGTGAACCACTCCTGCAATTGGACGAGCCTTTGATTGAAGCCTTTCACCGCCGAGGACTGGAGGTGGCTGTGGAAACGAATGGCACCATTGCCGCACCAGCCGGACTGGACTGGATTTGTATGAGCCCCAAGGCCAATACGGAACTGCTGATTCAATCCGGCCATGAACTCAAGCTGGTGTACCCTCAAGCGGGAGCTGAGCCGGAGCGCTACGAACACTTAGATTTTGAACATTTTTATTTGCAGCCCATGGATGGCGTGGATGCACAACACAACACCCGCTTGACTTTAGCGTACTGTTTGAGCCATCCGCAATGGAGTTTGAGTTTGCAGACGCACAAGATTTTGGGGATTGCGTAA
- a CDS encoding ribulokinase, which translates to MKQYVLGADFGTDSVRAVLVDTANGAELASAVSYYPRWKKGLYCQPAQNQFRQHPLDYIESLEDAVKRTLAELPGIDPAYVVAITVDTTGSTPVAVDQSGTPLALLPDFAENPNGMFILWKDHTAIAEAAEINQKARNWGGIDYTMYEGGIYSSEWFWAKIMHTVRSDESVNKAAYSWMEHCDWVTHLLIGGSDALSTKRSRCAAGHKAMWHESWNGLPSEAFLTHLEPKLSGLRNRLYTDTYTADEVAGNLSAEWAQRLGLHEGVVVSVGTFDAHAGAVGGEAEAYTLVKVMGTSTCDMLVAPLEEVQDKLVRGICGQVDGSIVPGMMGLEAGQSAFGDLLAWFKQVLSWPLQQLLPTSSLLDETTKTALLEEMEDKIIAELSQAAAKIPVGQTGIVALDWVNGRRTPDADQSLKGAIMGLNMGSDAPSIFKSLVEAICFGSKKIVDRFESEGIPIKAVVGMGGVAKKSEFVMQTLADVLNRPIKIARSEQAPALGAAMYAAVAAGIYADVASASQAMGNGFDRIYHPIAENAVLYEKLYAEYGKFGDFVERKV; encoded by the coding sequence ATGAAACAATACGTACTCGGTGCTGATTTTGGTACCGATTCAGTACGCGCAGTGCTGGTCGATACTGCCAACGGCGCCGAACTGGCCAGTGCGGTCAGCTACTACCCGCGCTGGAAAAAAGGCCTCTATTGCCAGCCTGCCCAGAATCAATTCCGCCAACATCCCCTTGATTATATTGAAAGCCTGGAGGACGCAGTAAAACGCACCCTGGCCGAACTGCCGGGTATCGATCCTGCATACGTAGTCGCCATTACCGTGGATACAACCGGATCAACGCCCGTTGCCGTAGACCAAAGCGGCACGCCTCTCGCCCTCTTGCCTGATTTTGCCGAAAACCCCAATGGCATGTTCATCCTCTGGAAAGACCACACCGCCATTGCCGAAGCCGCCGAAATTAACCAAAAAGCCCGCAATTGGGGCGGCATCGATTACACCATGTACGAGGGGGGCATTTATTCGTCAGAATGGTTTTGGGCCAAAATTATGCACACGGTACGCAGTGATGAATCTGTCAACAAAGCGGCTTACTCCTGGATGGAACACTGCGATTGGGTTACCCACCTGCTGATAGGAGGCTCGGATGCGTTAAGTACGAAACGCAGTCGTTGCGCCGCTGGTCATAAGGCCATGTGGCACGAATCCTGGAATGGTCTACCCTCCGAAGCATTTTTGACCCACCTCGAACCCAAACTTTCAGGCTTGCGCAATCGCCTGTATACCGATACTTACACAGCTGATGAAGTGGCTGGCAACTTGAGTGCCGAATGGGCCCAACGCCTGGGTTTACACGAAGGAGTAGTTGTCAGCGTAGGTACTTTTGATGCACATGCCGGCGCAGTGGGTGGCGAAGCCGAAGCTTACACCCTGGTCAAGGTCATGGGCACCTCCACTTGCGACATGCTGGTGGCTCCATTGGAAGAGGTACAGGACAAACTGGTGCGCGGCATCTGCGGCCAGGTGGATGGCTCCATCGTGCCCGGCATGATGGGACTAGAAGCTGGTCAATCTGCTTTCGGCGATTTGTTGGCCTGGTTCAAACAGGTGCTGAGCTGGCCACTGCAACAACTTCTCCCCACATCTTCGCTGCTGGATGAAACTACAAAAACAGCTTTACTGGAAGAGATGGAAGACAAAATCATCGCCGAGCTAAGCCAGGCAGCCGCCAAAATACCCGTCGGCCAAACCGGCATCGTGGCCCTGGATTGGGTCAACGGGCGGCGTACCCCCGATGCAGATCAAAGCCTGAAAGGGGCAATTATGGGTCTGAACATGGGTTCTGATGCCCCCAGTATTTTTAAGTCACTCGTCGAAGCAATTTGTTTTGGCTCCAAAAAAATTGTCGATCGTTTTGAATCCGAAGGCATCCCCATCAAAGCCGTAGTGGGTATGGGTGGGGTGGCAAAAAAGTCGGAATTTGTGATGCAGACGCTGGCTGATGTGCTGAACCGACCCATCAAAATTGCGCGGTCCGAACAAGCTCCTGCTTTGGGTGCGGCCATGTATGCCGCAGTTGCAGCGGGTATTTATGCGGATGTGGCCAGTGCCAGTCAGGCCATGGGCAATGGTTTTGACCGCATTTATCACCCGATTGCAGAAAATGCGGTGCTGTACGAAAAGTTGTACGCGGAGTACGGGAAATTTGGAGATTTTGTGGAAAGGAAAGTATGA
- a CDS encoding L-ribulose-5-phosphate 4-epimerase — protein MKSAYQSIKEACYEANMQLPQLGLVLFTFGNASVADRSAGVFAIKPSGVPYAMLKPEDIVIVDFEAVVVEGNKRPSSDTKTHAVLYKYWENVGGIVHTHSTYATAWAQTQLDIPILGTTHADHLTVDVPCAPPMDDAMIKGNYEHETGFQIMTDFKRRNYSYEEVEMILVGNHAPFTWGKSVEKAVYNSAVLEEVARMAYLSVTIRPDVPRLKDALIQKHYQRKHGTDAYYGQ, from the coding sequence ATGAAAAGCGCTTATCAAAGCATCAAAGAAGCCTGTTACGAGGCCAATATGCAACTGCCCCAACTGGGTTTGGTGCTCTTTACCTTTGGCAACGCCAGCGTTGCTGATCGTTCTGCAGGTGTCTTTGCCATTAAACCCAGTGGCGTACCCTATGCCATGCTGAAACCTGAAGACATCGTCATTGTCGACTTTGAGGCGGTGGTAGTGGAAGGCAATAAACGCCCCTCTTCCGATACCAAAACCCACGCCGTATTGTACAAATACTGGGAAAACGTAGGAGGCATTGTACATACTCATTCCACCTACGCTACCGCCTGGGCCCAAACCCAACTGGACATCCCCATTCTGGGCACTACCCACGCCGACCACCTCACCGTGGACGTACCTTGTGCCCCACCCATGGACGATGCCATGATCAAAGGCAATTACGAGCACGAAACGGGCTTTCAAATTATGACCGACTTCAAGCGCCGCAACTACAGTTACGAAGAAGTAGAGATGATTTTGGTGGGCAATCACGCGCCTTTCACCTGGGGTAAATCGGTGGAAAAAGCAGTGTACAACAGTGCAGTGCTGGAAGAGGTTGCCCGTATGGCGTACCTCAGCGTGACCATCCGCCCCGATGTACCCCGGCTCAAAGATGCCCTGATCCAAAAACATTATCAACGCAAACACGGAACCGATGCCTACTATGGTCAGTAG